A single genomic interval of Zonotrichia albicollis isolate bZonAlb1 chromosome 33, bZonAlb1.hap1, whole genome shotgun sequence harbors:
- the LMBR1L gene encoding protein LMBR1L isoform X1, producing MAPVEQDALAVREQLFHERVRECLICALLFASLYILCHFIITHFKKHTDFTAVHDDEDAAVNRIALGLCTFTLAVALGAVLLLPFSIISNEVLLSFPQNYYIQWLNGSLIHGLWNLVFLFSNMSLVFLMPFAYFFTESEGFAGSKKGIMARVYETSVVLLLLTLLVLGMVWVASAIVGNDAASRQSLYDLWEYYLPYLYSCISLFGVLLLLLCTPFGLSTMFTVTGKLLVKPRLLEDLDEQLSCTRFEEAAVSHRIRSGKASCWLNLDMQMLREQFFAIRSKRRKLELRHRASPWQRNLGYPLAMLGLLALTGISVLIVCFHVLELLLDDAAMPRGIQDASLGQVSFSIFGSFGAALQVVLIFYLMLSSVVGFYSSPLFTRLLPERQDTPLTKVGAAGWGWGAPVRVQDPFPTLCVPPTWQDSARTPLWVPGIWKVPSPNLFLLPRSLGTVSPCWCSAQPCLSSPGHWASPVLTSWGILAASTGWGTSTLSSCTTWALLGSPRCAWSKGSPGQCRPSSSVPLVCTSCRCP from the exons TTCACGATGACGAGGACGCTGCTGTCAACAGGATTGC GTTGGGGCTCTGTACCTTCaccctggctgtggcactgggtgctgtcctgctcctgcccttctCCATCATCAGCAACGAGGTGCTGCTCTCCTTCCCCCAGAATTATTACATCCAGTGGCTGAACGGCTCCCTCATCCATG GCCTCTGGAATTTGGTTTTCCTCTTCTCCAACATGTCCCTGGTCTTCCTCATGCCCTTTGCCTACTTCTTCACCGAGTCAGAGGGGTTTGCAGGATCCAAGAAG ggcatCATGGCCAGGGTGTACGAGACCtcggtggtgctgctgctgctgaccctgctggtgctgggcatGGTCTGGGTGGCCTCTGCCATCGTGGGCAACGACGCTGCCAGTCGCCAGTCACTCTACG ATCTCTGGGAATATTACCTGCCCTACCTCTACTCCTGCATCTCGCTTTTcggtgtcctgctgctgctgt TGTGCACCCCCTTTGGCCTCTCCACCATGTTCACTGtcactgggaagctgctggtgaAACCCCGG ctcctggaggacCTGGAtgagcagctgagctgcacaaGGTTTGAGGAAGCCGCTGTGTCCCACAGGATCCGCTCtg GCAAAGCTTCCTGCTGGTTGAATCTGGACATGCAGATGCTGCGGGAGCAATTCTTTGCCATCCGGAGCAAGAGGAGGAAGTTGG agctgcgGCACCGGGCATCGCCCTGGCAGAGGAACCTGGGCTACCCCCTGGCCAtgctgggcctcctggcactcaca ggcATCTCTGTGCTCATTGTCTGCTTCCAcgtcctggagctgctgctggacgaTGCCGCCATGCCAAGGGGCATCCAG GATGCGTCCTTGGGCCAGGTTTCCTTCTCCATCTTTGGTTCCTTTGGAGCTGCGCTGCAGGTCGTGCTCATTTT CTACCTAATGCTCTCCTCTGTCGTGGGCTTCTACAGCTCCCCCCTGTTCACTCGGCTGCTGCCAGAGAGGCAGGACACCCCCCTCACCaaggtgggagcagcagggtggggctggggggctcctgTGAGGGTGCAAGACCCTTTCCCTACTCTGTGTGTCCCTCCCACATGGCAGGACAGTGCCAGGACCCCTCTGTGGGTCCCTGGCATCTGGAAAGTTCCTTCCCCaaacctcttcctcctccccagatCATTGGGAACTGTGTCTCCTTGCTggtgctcagctcagccctgcctgtctTCTCCAGGACACTGG GCATCACCCGTTTTGACCTCCTGGGGGATTTTGGCCGCTTCAACTGGTTGGGGAACTTCTACATTGTCTTCCTGTACAACATGGGCTTTGCTGGGCTCACCACGCTGTGCCTGGTCAAAAGGGTCTCCTGGGCAGTGCAGGCCGAGCTCATCCGTGCCTTTG GTCTGCACAAGCTGCCGCTGCCCGTGA